The Xiphophorus maculatus strain JP 163 A chromosome 23, X_maculatus-5.0-male, whole genome shotgun sequence genome contains a region encoding:
- the LOC102218157 gene encoding F-box/LRR-repeat protein 3-like codes for MNLTSIKMKRGRSVLNSKCPIFPYHEKPGKRHKPSFALSPPTDWGNLPYCIVLQIFQHLSLVDRARSSSVCRCWNDVFHMPDLWRRFEFELNQPATSYLRSTHPDLIQQIIKKHAQHLQYVSFKVDSSTESAEAACDILSQLVNCTIKTLGLISTARSSFMDVSQAHFVSALTVVFVNSKSLSSIKIDDTPVDDPSLKVLVANNSDTLKLLKMSSCPHVSPAGILCVADQCHGLRELALNYHLLSDELLLALSSEKRVHLEHLRIDVVSENPGQTHFHTIKRNSWEALVRHSPKVNIVMYFFLYEEEFGPFFCEETPVTHLYFGRAVSKEMLGRIGLNCPRLVELVVCANGLNPLDEELIRIAKRCKSLTAIGLGECEVTCSGFVEFVKTCGGRLTQLSIMEEVLIPDNSYNMEQIHSEVSKHLGRLWFPDMMPTW; via the exons AT GAACCTCACTAGCATCAAAATGAAACGTGGAAGGTCTGTTCTCAACTCCAAATGCCCCATCTTCCCCTACCATGAGAAACCAGGAAAAAGACACAAGCCCAGCTTTGCGCTGTCTCCACCAACGGACTGGGGCAACCTGCCCTACTGCATTGTTCTGCAGATCTTCCAGCACTTGTCCCTGGTGGACCGGGCTCGATCCTCATCCGTGTGCCGGTGTTGGAACGACGTGTTTCACATGCCCGACCTGTGGCGACGGTTCGAGTTTGAGCTCAATCAGCCAGCCACGTCTTACTTGCGCTCCACTCACCCCGACCTCATTCAGCAGATCATCAAGAAGCATGCCCAACACCTGCAGTATGTTAGCTTCAAA GTTGACAGTAGCACAGAGTCTGCAGAGGCAGCCTGCGACATTCTCTCTCAGCTGGTGAACTGCACCATCAAAACCTTAGGGTTGATTTCCACAGCGCGGTCCAGCTTCATGGATGTGTCTCAG GCCCACTTTGTCTCTGCTCTGACAGTCGTGTTTGTGAACTCCAAGTCTCTGTCGTCCATCAAGATCGATGACACCCCGGTGGATGATCCATCTCTGAAGGTGTTGGTGGCCAACAACAGCGACACCTTGAAGCTTCTGAAGATGAGCAGCTGTCCTCATGTCTCCCCAGCAG gcATTTTGTGTGTGGCAGATCAGTGCCATGGCCTCCGAGAACTGGCGCTAAACTACCATCTCCTCAGTGATGAGCTCCTGCTTGCTTTGTCCTCTGAAAAGCGCGTCCACTTGGAGCATCTCCGCATCGACGTGGTAAGCGAAAACCCTGGCCAGACTCACTTTCACACCATCAAGAGAAACAGCTGGGAGGCTCTGGTCCGTCACTCCCCCAAGGTCAACATCGTCATGTACTTTTTCCTCTACGAAGAGGAGTTTGGGCCCTTCTTCTGCGAGGAGACCCCGGTCACCCACCTGTACTTTGGCCGGGCAGTGAGTAAAGAAATGCTGGGCCGCATCGGGCTGAACTGCCCCCGGCTGGTGGAGCTGGTGGTGTGCGCCAACGGCCTCAATCCACTGGACGAGGAGCTGATCCGCATCGCAAAGCGCTGTAAAAGCCTGACAGCCATCGGGCTGGGTGAGTGCGAGGTGACCTGCAGTGGCTTTGTGGAGTTTGTGAAGACGTGCGGGGGCAGACTGACGCAGCTGTCGATCATGGAGGAGGTGTTGATTCCAGATAACAGCTACAACATGGAGCAGATCCACAGTGAGGTGTCGAAGCACCTGGGCCGCCTGTGGTTCCCTGATATGATGCCCACCTGGTAA